One Pseudomonas entomophila genomic window carries:
- a CDS encoding peptidoglycan D,D-transpeptidase FtsI family protein gives MKLEGALYPWRFRVVVGLLALMVGAICWRIIDLQVVDRDFLKGQGDARSLRHIPIPAHRGLITDRNGEPLAVSTPVTTLWANPKEMQVAKDRWPQLAAALGQNPQQLIERLTQQASKEFIYLVRGLTPEQGQQVLDLKVPGVYGLEEFRRFYPAGDVTAHMVGFTDLDDHGREGVELAYDEWLAGVPGKRQVIKDRRGRLIKDIQVTKNAKAGKTLALSIDLRLQYLATRELRNAIAEQDAKAGSLVIMDVKTGEVLAMVNQPTYNPNNRRSMFPAAMRNRAIIDVFEPGSTVKPISMSAALQSGRWKPTDKVEVYPGSLQIGRYTIKDVSKSEGPILDLTGILINSSNVGMSKIAFDIGGEAIYRVMSQVGLGQYTGLGFPGERVGNLPNHREWRKAETATLSYGYGVSVTALQLVHAYAALANDGKMVPLSILKVDKAPEAVQAIPKETAETVQGMLQQVIEAPRGVFRAQVPFYHVAGKSGTARKATVGSKGYTENAYRSLFAGFGPMSDPRYAIVVVIDEPGKGGYFGGLVSAPVFSKVMSGTLRLMNVPPDNLPPPSTQQASAVPAKGGRG, from the coding sequence ATGAAGCTCGAAGGCGCACTCTACCCCTGGCGTTTCCGCGTGGTCGTCGGCCTGCTGGCGTTGATGGTCGGCGCCATTTGCTGGCGCATCATCGACCTGCAGGTGGTCGATCGCGACTTCCTCAAGGGGCAGGGCGATGCCCGCAGCCTGCGGCATATCCCGATCCCCGCGCACCGTGGCCTGATCACCGACCGCAACGGCGAGCCGCTGGCCGTGAGCACGCCGGTCACCACCCTTTGGGCCAACCCCAAGGAGATGCAGGTGGCCAAGGACCGCTGGCCGCAGCTGGCCGCCGCCCTTGGGCAGAACCCGCAGCAATTGATCGAGCGCCTGACCCAGCAGGCCAGCAAGGAATTCATCTACCTGGTCCGTGGCCTGACCCCGGAGCAGGGGCAGCAGGTGCTCGACCTGAAAGTGCCCGGCGTGTATGGATTGGAAGAGTTCCGCCGCTTCTATCCGGCCGGTGATGTCACCGCGCACATGGTCGGTTTCACCGACCTGGACGACCACGGTCGCGAAGGGGTCGAGCTGGCCTACGACGAATGGCTGGCCGGCGTGCCCGGCAAGCGACAGGTGATCAAGGACCGGCGCGGCCGGCTGATCAAGGATATCCAGGTAACCAAGAACGCCAAGGCCGGCAAGACCTTGGCGTTGTCGATCGACCTGCGCCTGCAGTACCTGGCCACGCGCGAGCTGCGCAACGCCATCGCCGAGCAGGACGCCAAGGCCGGTAGCCTGGTGATCATGGACGTCAAGACCGGCGAGGTCCTGGCCATGGTCAACCAGCCAACCTACAACCCCAACAACCGCCGCAGCATGTTCCCGGCGGCGATGCGCAACCGGGCGATCATCGACGTCTTCGAGCCAGGCTCCACGGTCAAGCCGATCTCCATGAGCGCCGCGCTGCAGAGCGGCCGCTGGAAACCCACCGACAAGGTCGAGGTGTATCCGGGCAGCCTGCAGATCGGCCGCTACACCATCAAGGACGTATCGAAGAGCGAGGGCCCGATCCTCGACCTGACCGGCATCCTGATCAACTCCAGTAACGTCGGCATGAGCAAGATCGCCTTCGATATCGGTGGCGAGGCCATCTACCGGGTAATGTCGCAGGTTGGCCTCGGGCAGTACACCGGGTTGGGTTTCCCTGGCGAACGCGTCGGCAACCTGCCCAACCACCGCGAATGGCGCAAGGCCGAGACGGCAACCCTGTCGTACGGCTATGGCGTCTCGGTGACCGCCCTGCAACTGGTGCATGCCTACGCCGCCCTGGCCAACGACGGCAAGATGGTGCCGTTGTCGATTCTCAAGGTCGACAAGGCGCCGGAAGCGGTGCAGGCCATCCCGAAAGAAACCGCCGAAACCGTGCAGGGCATGCTGCAGCAGGTGATCGAGGCGCCGCGCGGTGTGTTCCGCGCCCAGGTGCCGTTCTATCACGTGGCCGGCAAGTCCGGTACGGCGCGTAAAGCCACCGTCGGTTCCAAGGGTTACACCGAGAACGCCTACCGCTCCCTGTTCGCCGGTTTCGGCCCGATGAGCGACCCGCGCTACGCCATCGTCGTGGTCATCGACGAGCCCGGCAAGGGCGGTTACTTCGGCGGCCTGGTCTCGGCCCCCGTATTCAGCAAAGTGATGTCGGGCACCCTGCGCCTGATGAACGTACCGCCGGACAACCTGCCGCCGCCTTCGACGCAGCAAGCCAGCGCAGTACCCGCCAAGGGAGGGCGAGGTTGA
- a CDS encoding BON domain-containing protein, producing MIPKRLGLMALTLCLSLSGCSSVLTSTRNSPIEDDRGTRTIGSKIDDSLIETKVSVNIAKANPELDKGSHIVVSSYNGVVLLAGQTPRADLKSLAEQTASQVQRVKKVHNELQVIQPSSILARNNDAWLTTKIKTQMLTDESVPSSRIKVITENGIVYLLGLVRQQEANAATNVVQGVSGVQKIVKLFEYID from the coding sequence ATGATCCCCAAGCGTCTCGGCCTGATGGCCCTCACCCTGTGCCTGAGCCTCTCCGGCTGCAGCTCGGTATTGACCTCGACCCGCAACTCGCCCATCGAGGATGACCGCGGCACCCGCACCATCGGCAGCAAGATCGACGATTCGCTGATCGAAACCAAGGTCTCGGTCAACATTGCCAAGGCCAACCCTGAGCTGGACAAGGGTTCGCACATCGTCGTCAGCAGCTACAACGGCGTTGTACTGCTCGCCGGCCAGACCCCGCGCGCCGACCTCAAGTCCCTGGCCGAGCAGACCGCCAGCCAGGTCCAGCGGGTCAAGAAGGTGCACAACGAGCTGCAGGTCATCCAGCCTTCTTCCATCCTCGCGCGCAACAACGACGCTTGGCTGACCACCAAGATCAAGACCCAGATGCTGACCGACGAGAGCGTTCCCAGTTCACGCATCAAGGTGATCACCGAAAACGGCATCGTCTACCTGCTCGGCCTGGTCAGGCAGCAAGAGGCCAACGCCGCCACCAATGTGGTACAGGGCGTCTCGGGCGTGCAGAAGATCGTCAAGCTGTTCGAATACATCGACTGA
- the rsmI gene encoding 16S rRNA (cytidine(1402)-2'-O)-methyltransferase encodes MGTLYVVATPIGNLDDMSARALKVLADVSLIAAEDTRHSVRLLQHFGIDTPLAACHEHNERDEGSRFITRLLAGDDVALVSDAGTPLISDPGYHLVRQARAAGVQVVPVPGACALIAALSAAGLPSDRFIFEGFLPAKTAGRRARLEQVKEEPRTLIFYEAPHRILECLEDMEAVFGGDRPAVLAREITKTFETLKGLPLAELRAFVQGDSNQQRGECVVLVAGWSAPEGEQAISNEAQRVLDLLLGEMPLKKAAALAAEITGVRKNLLYQLALDKQKAS; translated from the coding sequence ATGGGAACGCTGTATGTGGTCGCCACGCCCATCGGCAACCTCGACGACATGAGCGCCAGGGCGCTGAAAGTGCTGGCCGATGTCAGCCTGATTGCCGCAGAGGACACTCGCCACTCGGTGCGCCTGCTCCAGCATTTCGGTATCGACACGCCATTGGCGGCCTGCCATGAGCACAACGAACGCGACGAAGGCAGTCGCTTCATCACCCGTTTGCTGGCCGGTGACGATGTGGCGTTGGTGTCCGATGCCGGTACGCCGCTGATTTCCGACCCGGGCTATCACCTGGTGCGCCAGGCGCGGGCGGCGGGTGTGCAGGTGGTGCCGGTGCCGGGTGCGTGTGCGCTGATCGCGGCGTTGTCGGCGGCGGGGCTGCCGTCGGACCGGTTCATCTTCGAGGGCTTCCTGCCGGCCAAGACAGCAGGGCGTCGGGCACGCCTGGAGCAAGTGAAGGAAGAACCGCGCACGTTGATTTTCTACGAGGCCCCGCATCGAATCCTGGAGTGCCTGGAGGATATGGAGGCGGTATTCGGTGGTGATCGGCCGGCGGTACTGGCGCGTGAAATCACCAAGACTTTCGAGACGCTGAAGGGCTTGCCGCTGGCCGAGCTGCGGGCGTTCGTGCAGGGCGACAGCAATCAGCAGCGGGGCGAATGCGTGGTGCTGGTGGCCGGTTGGAGCGCGCCTGAAGGTGAGCAGGCGATCAGCAACGAGGCGCAGCGTGTTCTGGATCTGCTGTTGGGAGAAATGCCGTTGAAGAAGGCTGCGGCACTGGCGGCCGAGATCACAGGGGTGCGCAAGAACCTGCTCTATCAGTTGGCGTTGGATAAACAGAAAGCCAGCTAA
- the mraZ gene encoding division/cell wall cluster transcriptional repressor MraZ gives MFRGANAVSLDAKGRLAMPSRYRDELDSRCNGQLIVTIDAVDPCLCVYPLDEWEQIEAKLRALPSLREENRRLQRLLIGNAVDLELDGSGRFLVPPRLREYAKLDKKAMLVGQLNKFQLWDEDAWNAVSAADLAAIQQPGAMPDDLRDLIL, from the coding sequence GTGTTCCGCGGAGCCAACGCCGTCAGCCTCGATGCCAAGGGCCGTCTCGCCATGCCGAGCCGGTACCGTGACGAGCTCGATTCGCGTTGCAATGGTCAGTTGATCGTGACCATCGACGCCGTTGACCCCTGCTTGTGTGTTTATCCCCTCGATGAGTGGGAACAGATAGAAGCCAAGTTGCGCGCCTTGCCGTCTTTGCGTGAGGAAAACCGCCGCCTGCAGCGTTTGCTGATCGGTAATGCGGTTGACCTGGAGCTCGACGGCAGCGGGCGTTTCCTGGTGCCGCCCCGCCTGCGCGAGTACGCCAAGCTCGACAAGAAGGCGATGCTGGTGGGGCAGCTGAACAAATTCCAGCTGTGGGACGAGGATGCCTGGAACGCGGTTTCGGCAGCCGACCTTGCAGCTATCCAACAACCGGGCGCCATGCCCGATGATTTGCGTGACCTGATCCTGTGA
- the ftsL gene encoding cell division protein FtsL → MSRLFAKPLPGGSFLMLLLFVGVLVSAIAVSYSAHWNRQLLNTLYGELSERDKAQAEWGRLILEQSTWTAHSRIETLASEQLKMRVPAADEVRMVAP, encoded by the coding sequence GTGAGCCGGCTGTTCGCCAAACCTTTGCCAGGCGGAAGCTTCCTGATGCTTTTGCTGTTCGTCGGTGTTCTGGTTTCGGCCATTGCCGTGTCTTACAGCGCCCACTGGAACCGCCAGTTGCTCAACACCCTGTACGGTGAATTGAGCGAGCGCGACAAAGCGCAGGCCGAATGGGGCCGCCTCATTCTTGAACAAAGCACCTGGACTGCCCACAGCCGGATCGAGACGTTGGCCAGCGAACAGCTGAAGATGCGCGTGCCGGCCGCTGACGAAGTACGGATGGTGGCGCCATGA
- a CDS encoding UDP-N-acetylmuramoyl-L-alanyl-D-glutamate--2,6-diaminopimelate ligase, with protein sequence MTMPLSKLFAHASRDPLIRELTLDSRAVRPGDLFLAVPGTKVDGRAHIADALARGAAAVAYEEQGASVLPITEVPLIPVKGLIGQLSQIAGRFYGEPSRQLELVGVTGTNGKTSVTQLLAQALDALGQRCGLIGTLGTGFYGELQSGRLTTPDPIAVQATLNDLKKGGAKAVAMEVSSHALEQGRVAALDFDIAVMTNLSRDHLDYHGSMEAYEAAKAKLFNWSSLRARVVNLDDDFGRRLAEAHGQSRLISYSLQDPAATLFCKQAIFNDDGVRAVIVTPQGEHALRSRLLGRFNLSNMLAAVATLLALDYPLDEILKVTPQLHGPIGRMQRLGGGDKPLVVVDYAHTPDALEKVLEALRPHAHGKLLCLFGCGGDRDSGKRPLMAAVAERLADRVLVTDDNPRTEDPLRIFDDIRPGFAKPDDVEFVAGRGEAIAHLIATAAADDVIVLAGKGHEDYQEINGERHDFSDLVEAEKALAAWEAPHA encoded by the coding sequence ATGACGATGCCATTGAGCAAACTGTTCGCCCATGCCAGCCGCGATCCGCTGATCCGCGAGCTGACACTGGACAGCCGCGCCGTGCGCCCGGGCGATCTGTTCCTGGCTGTGCCTGGCACTAAGGTCGACGGCCGCGCCCATATTGCCGACGCCCTGGCCCGTGGCGCCGCCGCAGTCGCCTACGAAGAGCAGGGCGCCAGTGTGCTGCCGATCACCGAGGTGCCTCTGATTCCGGTCAAGGGGCTGATTGGCCAGTTGTCGCAGATCGCTGGACGCTTCTATGGCGAGCCGAGTCGTCAGCTGGAGCTGGTCGGTGTCACTGGAACGAACGGCAAGACCAGCGTCACTCAACTGCTGGCCCAGGCGCTCGACGCCCTTGGGCAGCGTTGCGGCTTGATCGGCACCCTGGGTACCGGCTTCTATGGCGAGCTGCAGAGCGGCCGCCTGACCACGCCGGACCCCATCGCCGTGCAGGCGACGCTCAATGATCTGAAAAAAGGCGGCGCCAAGGCCGTGGCCATGGAGGTTTCCTCCCACGCCCTCGAGCAGGGCCGGGTCGCTGCGCTGGACTTCGACATCGCGGTAATGACCAACCTGTCCCGCGACCACCTTGACTACCACGGCAGCATGGAGGCCTACGAGGCCGCCAAGGCCAAGCTGTTCAACTGGTCGAGCCTGCGTGCACGTGTGGTCAACCTGGACGACGACTTCGGCCGTCGCCTGGCCGAGGCCCATGGCCAATCGCGCCTGATCAGCTACAGCCTGCAGGACCCGGCAGCGACGCTGTTCTGCAAGCAGGCCATCTTCAACGACGATGGCGTGCGCGCCGTGATCGTGACCCCGCAGGGCGAGCACGCTTTACGCAGTCGACTGCTGGGGCGTTTCAACCTGAGCAACATGCTCGCGGCCGTGGCCACTTTGCTCGCACTGGACTATCCACTGGACGAGATTCTCAAGGTCACCCCGCAGTTGCACGGGCCGATCGGTCGCATGCAGCGCCTGGGTGGCGGTGACAAGCCGTTGGTGGTGGTCGACTATGCCCATACACCGGATGCCCTGGAGAAAGTGCTGGAGGCCCTGCGCCCGCACGCCCACGGCAAGCTGCTGTGCCTGTTCGGCTGCGGTGGCGACCGTGACAGCGGCAAGCGTCCGCTGATGGCGGCAGTGGCCGAGCGCCTGGCCGATCGCGTGCTGGTCACCGACGACAACCCGCGTACCGAAGACCCGCTACGCATCTTCGATGACATTCGCCCTGGTTTCGCCAAGCCCGACGACGTCGAGTTCGTCGCCGGCCGAGGCGAGGCCATCGCCCACCTGATCGCCACTGCCGCCGCCGACGATGTCATCGTCCTGGCAGGCAAGGGGCATGAGGATTACCAGGAGATCAATGGCGAACGCCATGACTTCTCCGACCTGGTCGAAGCCGAGAAGGCACTTGCAGCCTGGGAGGCTCCACATGCTTAA
- a CDS encoding UDP-N-acetylmuramoyl-tripeptide--D-alanyl-D-alanine ligase, translating into MLKPMTLNQLTTALGARHVGADASFTGVSIDSRSVGAGQLFVALAGPRFDGHDYLADVKAKGAVAALVEREIADVDLPQLVVADSRLALGQLGALNRAAFDKPVVAITGSSGKTTVKEMLAAILRTRGPVHATRGNLNNDLGAPLTLLEIAPEHSAAVIELGASRIGEIRYTVGLTKPQVVIINNAGTAHVGEFGGPEKIVEAKGEILEGLGEGGTAILNLADKAFDIWRKRAGTHRILSFALDNPQADFHASDIGRDARGCPSFTLHGPDGSVPVQLNLLGIHNVSNALAAAAAAHAVGLSLSGIAAGLNAVQPVKGRTVAQVAPSGARVIDDSYNANPTSMCAAIDILAGFSGRTVLVLGDIGELGQWAEEGHRQVGDYARGKVDALYAVGNNMVHAVKAFGEKGRHFATQAELIDAVRAEAASDTTILIKGSRSAAMENVVAALCGASGEKH; encoded by the coding sequence ATGCTTAAGCCCATGACACTCAACCAGCTGACCACGGCACTGGGTGCTCGCCACGTCGGGGCCGATGCCAGCTTCACTGGCGTCAGCATCGACAGTCGCAGCGTTGGTGCGGGGCAGCTGTTCGTTGCGCTGGCCGGCCCGCGTTTCGATGGCCACGACTACCTGGCCGATGTGAAAGCCAAGGGGGCTGTCGCCGCGCTGGTCGAGCGCGAGATCGCCGATGTCGACCTGCCGCAGTTGGTGGTTGCCGATAGCCGCCTGGCCCTGGGGCAGCTCGGTGCGTTGAACCGTGCGGCTTTCGACAAACCGGTCGTCGCCATCACCGGCTCCAGCGGCAAGACCACGGTGAAGGAAATGCTCGCGGCGATCCTGCGTACCCGTGGTCCGGTACATGCTACCCGCGGCAATCTGAACAACGACCTGGGCGCGCCGCTGACGCTGCTGGAGATCGCCCCCGAGCACAGCGCCGCGGTCATTGAGCTGGGCGCTTCGCGTATTGGCGAGATTCGCTATACCGTCGGTTTGACCAAGCCGCAGGTGGTCATCATCAACAACGCCGGGACTGCCCATGTTGGCGAGTTCGGCGGTCCGGAGAAGATCGTCGAAGCCAAGGGCGAAATTCTCGAAGGCCTGGGCGAGGGTGGCACGGCCATTCTCAACCTGGCCGACAAGGCCTTCGACATCTGGCGCAAGCGTGCGGGGACCCACCGGATCCTGAGCTTTGCACTGGACAACCCACAGGCCGATTTCCACGCCAGCGACATCGGTCGCGACGCCCGTGGCTGCCCGTCGTTCACCTTGCACGGTCCGGACGGCAGCGTCCCGGTGCAATTGAACCTGCTGGGCATCCACAACGTCAGCAATGCCCTGGCCGCCGCCGCCGCCGCCCATGCCGTTGGTCTGAGCCTGAGTGGCATCGCCGCCGGCCTGAATGCCGTGCAACCGGTCAAGGGCCGTACCGTGGCGCAGGTCGCCCCCAGCGGCGCGCGGGTGATCGACGACAGCTACAACGCAAATCCCACCTCCATGTGCGCGGCCATTGATATACTCGCCGGCTTTTCCGGACGCACCGTCCTGGTGCTCGGGGATATCGGCGAACTGGGGCAATGGGCGGAGGAAGGCCACCGTCAGGTGGGCGACTACGCGCGTGGCAAGGTCGACGCGCTGTACGCGGTGGGCAACAACATGGTCCATGCGGTCAAGGCGTTCGGCGAAAAAGGGCGCCATTTCGCTACTCAAGCTGAGCTGATCGATGCCGTTCGCGCGGAAGCAGCCAGCGACACCACTATCTTGATCAAGGGCTCGCGCAGCGCTGCGATGGAAAACGTCGTGGCCGCACTGTGCGGTGCCAGCGGGGAGAAACATTAA
- a CDS encoding penicillin-binding protein activator: MIACLRLFTALCLAALLAACASSPSSSLGELPRTPDASIEQLLDKAATSKSAEDAALLRLSAADLAYKQKDFPRAARILEQVPLDSLKPAQQVFASTLAAELAMSRNQPKAALAALAHPSLQRVGELPEEQQARTYSVHAAALEADGQALAAAQQRVLLTPLLSGQAAATNNDAIWALVASLPAEQLQQPSSDATLAGWTSLALAVKSAGTLEQQQAAIDAWRKQHPDHPASKQLPVALTKLKELASQPLTKIALLLPQEGQLAGVARALRDGFMAAHFQAQQGGQPAPAVQVFDSSRITSLDDFYRQAQAAGVQLVVGPLEKPLVKKLATYPQLPITTLALNYADAGQKAPPQLFQFGLAAEDEAREVARRARADGMARAVALVPSGEWGDRVLAAFRKDWETNGGTLLAAERIAQPVALAQQIAELFQLRQSEGRAKSLQSTVGGNIAAQPSRRQDIDFIFLAATPQQAQQIKPTLNFQYAGDVPVYATSNLYSASGDVNQYNDMNGIRFCETPWLLDSTNSLRQQVVQQWPQAAGSLGRLYAMGVDAYSLAPRLDQLKALPGNRIEGQSGSLSMNANQRVERQLPWAEFSGGQVKRLPDTPR, encoded by the coding sequence ATGATCGCTTGCCTGCGGCTGTTCACAGCCCTCTGCCTCGCTGCCCTGCTGGCAGCCTGCGCCAGCTCGCCCTCATCCAGCCTGGGCGAACTGCCACGCACCCCGGACGCCAGCATCGAGCAACTGCTCGACAAGGCAGCCACCAGCAAGTCAGCTGAAGACGCCGCGCTGCTGCGCCTGAGCGCCGCCGACCTGGCCTACAAGCAAAAGGACTTCCCCCGCGCCGCCCGCATTCTCGAGCAGGTGCCGCTGGACTCGCTCAAGCCCGCGCAGCAAGTGTTCGCCTCCACGCTGGCCGCCGAACTGGCCATGAGCCGCAACCAGCCCAAGGCCGCCCTTGCCGCCCTCGCCCACCCGAGCCTGCAACGCGTCGGCGAACTACCTGAGGAACAGCAGGCACGCACCTACAGCGTGCATGCCGCCGCACTGGAAGCCGACGGCCAGGCCCTGGCAGCCGCCCAGCAGCGCGTACTGCTGACCCCACTGCTCAGCGGCCAGGCAGCCGCCACCAACAATGACGCCATCTGGGCCCTGGTCGCCTCGCTGCCCGCCGAACAACTGCAGCAGCCCTCCAGCGATGCGACGCTCGCCGGCTGGACCAGCCTGGCACTCGCAGTCAAGAGCGCTGGCACCCTGGAGCAGCAGCAAGCGGCCATCGACGCCTGGCGCAAGCAACACCCCGACCACCCGGCGTCGAAACAACTGCCGGTGGCCCTGACCAAACTCAAGGAACTGGCTAGCCAGCCACTGACCAAGATCGCCCTGCTGCTGCCGCAGGAAGGCCAGCTTGCAGGCGTTGCCCGCGCCCTGCGCGACGGCTTCATGGCCGCCCACTTCCAGGCCCAGCAAGGTGGCCAGCCGGCACCTGCCGTACAGGTGTTCGACAGCTCGCGCATCACCTCGCTCGATGACTTCTACCGCCAGGCCCAGGCCGCTGGCGTGCAACTGGTCGTCGGCCCGCTGGAGAAACCCCTGGTGAAGAAGCTCGCCACCTATCCGCAACTGCCCATCACCACCCTGGCGCTGAACTACGCCGACGCCGGCCAGAAAGCACCGCCACAACTGTTCCAGTTCGGTCTCGCCGCCGAGGACGAAGCCCGCGAAGTCGCCCGCCGCGCCCGCGCCGACGGCATGGCCCGCGCGGTTGCGCTGGTCCCGAGCGGTGAATGGGGTGATCGCGTGCTCGCCGCCTTCCGCAAGGATTGGGAAACCAATGGTGGCACCCTGCTCGCCGCCGAACGCATCGCCCAGCCAGTCGCCCTGGCCCAGCAGATCGCCGAGCTGTTCCAGTTGCGCCAGAGCGAAGGCCGCGCCAAGAGCCTGCAGAGCACTGTGGGTGGCAACATCGCCGCACAACCGTCGCGCCGGCAGGACATCGACTTCATCTTCCTGGCCGCCACCCCGCAGCAAGCCCAGCAGATCAAACCCACCCTCAACTTCCAGTACGCCGGCGACGTACCGGTCTACGCCACCTCGAACCTCTACAGCGCCAGCGGTGACGTCAACCAGTACAACGACATGAACGGCATTCGCTTCTGCGAAACCCCGTGGCTGCTCGACAGCACCAATAGCCTGCGCCAGCAGGTGGTGCAACAGTGGCCCCAGGCTGCGGGCAGCCTCGGCCGCCTGTACGCCATGGGCGTCGATGCCTATAGCCTGGCCCCTCGCCTGGACCAGCTCAAGGCACTGCCAGGCAACCGAATCGAAGGCCAATCCGGCAGCCTGAGCATGAACGCCAATCAGCGTGTCGAGCGTCAATTGCCCTGGGCCGAGTTCTCCGGCGGCCAGGTCAAGCGCCTTCCGGATACGCCTCGCTGA
- a CDS encoding YraN family protein produces the protein MPEASPSCAGQAAEDHALEHLRGQGLRLLARNWRCKGGELDLVMLDADTVVFVEVRYRLHAGFGGALGSIDGRKQKRLTLAANLFLQSEPRWAKKPCRFDVVALQGQGHAGQPLQWLKNAFEC, from the coding sequence ATGCCCGAAGCGTCGCCATCCTGCGCCGGCCAGGCCGCCGAAGACCACGCCCTCGAGCACCTTCGAGGGCAGGGCCTGCGGCTGCTGGCCCGCAACTGGCGATGCAAGGGTGGTGAGCTCGATCTGGTCATGCTCGATGCCGATACAGTAGTATTCGTCGAAGTCCGCTATCGGTTGCACGCGGGCTTTGGTGGCGCGCTCGGCAGTATCGATGGGCGCAAGCAGAAGCGACTGACGCTTGCCGCCAACCTTTTCCTGCAGAGCGAACCCCGCTGGGCCAAAAAACCCTGCCGCTTCGATGTTGTCGCCCTGCAGGGCCAGGGGCACGCGGGGCAACCGCTTCAATGGCTGAAAAACGCCTTCGAATGCTGA
- a CDS encoding phosphoheptose isomerase, with amino-acid sequence MDMQSRIRRLFQASIDTKQQAMDILAPHIEQASLVMVNALLSDGKMLACGNGGSAGDAQHFSSELLNRFERERPSLPAIALTTDSSTLTSIANDYSYNEVFSKQIRALGQPGDVLLAISTSGNSANVIQAIQAAHDREMIVVALTGRDGGGMASLLLPEDVEIRVPSTVTARIQEVHLLAIHCLCDLIDSQLFGSEE; translated from the coding sequence ATGGACATGCAATCCCGAATTCGCCGGCTGTTCCAGGCCAGCATCGACACCAAGCAACAGGCAATGGACATCCTGGCACCCCACATCGAGCAGGCCAGCCTGGTCATGGTCAACGCCCTGCTCAGCGACGGCAAGATGCTCGCCTGCGGCAATGGCGGCTCGGCCGGCGACGCCCAGCACTTTTCCTCGGAGCTGCTCAACCGCTTCGAGCGCGAGCGCCCGAGCCTGCCAGCCATCGCCCTGACCACCGACAGCTCCACGCTCACCTCGATCGCCAACGACTACAGCTACAACGAAGTCTTTTCGAAGCAGATTCGCGCCCTGGGCCAACCCGGCGACGTCCTGCTGGCGATCTCCACCAGCGGTAATTCGGCCAACGTGATCCAGGCGATACAGGCCGCCCATGACCGCGAAATGATTGTCGTCGCCCTGACCGGCCGCGACGGCGGCGGCATGGCGTCACTGCTGCTGCCCGAGGACGTGGAGATCCGCGTTCCCTCGACGGTCACCGCACGCATCCAGGAAGTCCACCTGCTGGCGATCCACTGCTTGTGCGACCTGATCGACAGCCAACTGTTCGGGAGTGAAGAATGA
- the rsmH gene encoding 16S rRNA (cytosine(1402)-N(4))-methyltransferase RsmH, with amino-acid sequence MTIDSGFNHITVLLDEAVEALALRADGCYLDGTFGRGGHSRLILSKLGPQGRLLGFDKDPQAIATGQALAAEDGRFVIVQRSFAELGSEVAGRGLAGKVSGILLDLGVSSPQLDDPERGFSFLNDGPLDMRMNPNQGISAAEFIATAPVEEIARVFKEYGEERFAGRMARAVVERREKQPFTRTADLAEVLKVANPAWEKGKNPATRAFQGLRIHVNNELGDLETGLEAALDALEVGGRLAVISFHSLEDRIVKLFMRKLVKGEADNLPRNLPVQHKTFEPKIKLIGKAQFASEAELKANPRSRSAVMRVAEKLR; translated from the coding sequence GTGACCATAGATAGCGGCTTCAACCACATCACCGTCCTCCTCGACGAAGCCGTCGAGGCATTGGCCCTGCGCGCCGACGGTTGCTATCTGGACGGCACCTTCGGGCGTGGCGGCCACAGCCGCCTGATCCTGAGCAAGCTCGGGCCGCAAGGGCGGCTGCTGGGGTTCGACAAGGATCCACAGGCGATTGCCACAGGGCAAGCGCTGGCGGCCGAAGACGGCCGCTTTGTCATTGTGCAGCGCAGCTTTGCCGAGTTGGGTTCTGAAGTCGCGGGGCGTGGTCTGGCCGGCAAGGTCAGCGGTATCCTGCTCGACCTCGGGGTGTCGTCGCCACAGCTGGATGACCCGGAGCGTGGCTTCAGCTTCCTCAATGACGGCCCGCTCGACATGCGCATGAACCCGAACCAGGGTATCAGCGCCGCCGAATTCATCGCCACCGCGCCTGTGGAGGAAATCGCCCGGGTGTTCAAGGAGTATGGCGAAGAGCGTTTTGCCGGGCGTATGGCCCGTGCGGTGGTGGAGCGTCGTGAAAAGCAACCGTTCACCCGCACTGCTGACCTGGCTGAGGTGCTCAAGGTCGCCAACCCAGCCTGGGAGAAGGGCAAGAACCCAGCGACCCGCGCGTTTCAGGGCCTTCGCATCCACGTCAACAACGAGCTGGGCGATCTGGAGACCGGTCTTGAGGCGGCGCTCGATGCGCTGGAGGTCGGCGGGCGTCTGGCTGTGATCAGCTTCCATTCCCTTGAAGACCGCATCGTCAAGCTGTTCATGCGCAAGCTGGTCAAGGGCGAGGCGGACAACCTGCCGCGCAACCTGCCGGTGCAGCACAAGACGTTCGAGCCGAAGATCAAGCTCATCGGCAAGGCGCAATTCGCCTCCGAGGCAGAGCTCAAGGCCAACCCGCGGTCGCGCAGCGCCGTGATGCGGGTGGCGGAGAAGCTGCGGTGA